The genomic region AAAGTACCGGAAAAACTTTCATCTTTACTGCTGGGGACCGTAAGAATTCCTGCTCTTTCTATGGTTCTTGTTTTTATTTCTGCAGGTCTTCTTTCTGCATTTATCGGAGCTTTTCCGGCTCTAGTTGTAATGGCTCCTGTAGTTGTTTCCTTCAGCCGGCAGTTGAAATTTAATCCGGCTTTTTTTCTTCTTTCTGTAGCAGCTGTATGTTCTCTTGAAGGAAGTGCTTTTTATTTTGCTTCTCCTGCTTCTTTTCTGTTTTCTGAGTTTTCAGGAATGGCACTCTTTCATTTTTTTATTGTTTCAGGAAAAGTTTCTTTATTTTTTATCGCACAGGCTGCTCTTTTAGCCGGTGCGCTGTTTTTTGGCCTGTATTTTTCAAGGACGGTAAAGGGGGAGTTTTTTGTGGCCAGAGTAAGGATTGTAAGTCTTGTTCCGGTCCTGCTTTTAGCATTAACAGTTGCAGTCCTTATTGCCTGTTCCATGACCCCCATCAGGTTTATATATGTTTCGGGCTTTGCCGTTCTTATAATTGCTATTTTCGGACTTGCATGGTTTTATCTTTTTCAGAAAAAAACTATTGCCGAATTTTTTGATTTCCTGAAAAACCTTGACTGGAATACTGTATTTTATATGATCGGTATTTTTATCGTTGCCGGCGCATTAAAAAAGAGCGGTGTTTTTGATGACCTTGCGGGAATTATTGTAAGTCACTGCGGAACTTCGAGACTCCGTATATTTGTTATTGTATTCGTAGTTTCTGTTTTTGCAGGTGCATTCCTTGATATTGTTCCTTACCTTATACTGCTGATGCCTGTAATCGGTATTGTTTCTAATTCCTATGGTTTTTCCGGAAACATTCTTGCTGCGGCAATGGTTGCGGGAAGCTGTATCGGAACAGGCTTTACTCCCTTTACTTCTTTAACCATGCAGTCAGCTCTTTCTGTGCTGAAGAAAGAAAACTGCGAAATAAAACTTCTGGACTGGGTAAAAAATGTTCTTCCCGCAGCTGTCATAATGGCTGCCGTTTACGCTGTACTGTTGTGGTTTTTGTGGAAATAAAATAGAACTGTAAAATTTTTGAAGTCAGATGCTTAAAGAAATAACGGCACCTGCTTCAGGCATTATTCCTGCAAGACCGTAGCTTCCTGTCTGTGCCTGGGCTGCAGCGGCTATTTCTGTCTGAATCTGCTGCTGGTATTGTTTTATGAGGGCATCTTTCTGCTCGTCATTCATTCCGCCTATTTCTTCCTTTGAGAAAGCCGGTGTCTTTTTCATGTTGACAAGCTGGTTTATAAGAGTGTTCAGGATACTTACGCGGCTTACAGGTACGCCTCTCTGACCGTTGTCAGCAGCAATTCCATGTACATAATCAAACTGAGAATAAATAACGGCATTAGGGTTTACAGGAACATTCAGGATTCCTCCTGATGAACTGAAAAGAGATTTATAGCTTGATGCGTTTAAATTAATACCGTTACTAAACATAAGCGTATCCTCGTCATATTTAGTATCGGTATTATTATACCATATATTAAGTAAATCTGCTTATTTTTTAGTAGAACTGCTTGTTCCAGTTCTCTATTCTTTCTTCAAGGGAGGCCGGTTCTTTTTTAGAATCAGTAGTTACACATTCCTCAAGATACGGAAGGATTATTTTTTCTTTAATGCTGTCCCATCTGTATGGCAGAATGTCAGGCATTACAAGGTTTTTTTCTCCGGGAAGGCTTCCTAAAAGCTGTCTGTAATAAACCGGATAAATGTTTTCGTTAGTTGCCTTTATCGAAGAAAAACCGTTTGCAAGACCAAAGGTTGAGGTATCAAGCTTCATTGTAAGCTTGCGTTCAAGCAGGTGTTTCTGTGTCTTTTCATTAAGAAGCCAGCTTATAAAAATCTCAGCTTTTCTTGTATGCCGGGTTTTCTTATAAAGTCCTATGCAGACAATGTCGTCTTCTATAGGAATTTTGTCATCAGATGCAAGCCACCTGAAATTCAGTCCTTCATTCTGACTCTCATCAAGGGCAAAGAATTTGTCGCTGCGGGTTGAAGCAAAGAGGCATCTTCCCGTGCTTACCTGCCTGTGTTTCGGCATAAAAAGGTAGCGGAACTGAAAGTTTTTCTCTGTAGTAGAATCTGTATTGAACTTAGTAGTCCAGTCTTTCATTCTGCGGATAGTATCTTTAAGGGCTTTTTCATTCCATATAAAGCTTTTACCCCGTTCCGCATAGTCAGCTCCCTGGAGTTTGCTTGCTTCATACAGGAATTCCTTGTCCCAGCCCGGGGCATATCCTATGGCTGTATAGGCTTCACTTTTGTTTTTTGCATTGTAGGCAGCAGATATTTCTTCCATTCTGTCCAGGGTAAGCAGGTGTTCGTCCTGAAGCATGTATTCATTTGAATTTGAATAGATTATCATCGGAAGATTAAAACTCAGGGGAATCAGGTACTGCTTTTCGTCAATAATGCCGTATTCCAGAATCTGCGGATAAAAGTCATCTCTGTTGAGAAGCTTTGATTTAAACATAAAGTCCAGAGATGCAAAATTCCGGCGGATGGTAGAATTCATGAGCCAGCTTGCAATTACAATATCCGGCTGAAGTTCATCTGCTGAAGGCGGAAGGGAACTGGCTGCTTTTTCCTTATAAACGATTACAACCTTTGAATCTTTGTGGGTTGCATTAAAATCTTCTGCAAAAGAGGCAAGGGCAGGAGTATCAGTCCATATAACAAGATAGTCATTTGCCTTACGGCTGCAGGATGTCAGTACTGCAGTCATAAGGATGATTAAAAACTTAAGCTTTTGCAAGTTCATCAGCTGTGTCGTAAATTGCCTGGTAAACAGTCTCAATCTTTTCTTCATCAAGACTTGAGAATGCCACGCGAAGGGTATGGGAGTCAATAGAAATTGTTCCTATTCCCTTTTCTGTCAGCAGTTTCTGCCTGAGTTCTTCTGCATCAACAGTATCAAGGTGGAATGCCATGAAATAGCCTGAATTGAATGGAAGAGGAGAAATTGCCGTACTCTTATGCGAAGTTACGAATTTTTTTACCAGCTTGTATCTTGCTTCAAGAACTTTACGGAATTCGATTTTTTCTGTCTGAATGTCTCCGTCTCTGTAAGCCTTGAAGATCATTGACTGTGGAGGTGTAGATGCGCAGGAAACAGAAGAGCGGATGGCAGCCATGAGTTTCTTTACAAGGGCGTCATAATGTGTGTCAGTAAGGTTTTTACCGCCGAATGTGATGAAGCCGCATCTGAATCCCCATGCAAAGTCTTCTTTTGTAGGTCCGTCAATTTTAGCAGCAAGAACATTTTCGTGAAGATCGCAGAGTTCTGCAAATAAAGACTGAGGATAGATGTCATTTTCATAGTTAAGGCCGAAGTAAGCGTCATCGCACCATACCATTACTTTTGTACCTTTTTCTGCAAGGTCTTTGATAATGCTTACGATACGGGCAGCTTCAGACTTTGTCGGTGAATATCCTGATGGATTCTGCGGAAAGTTAAGGATTACGCGGACAGAACCTGTTTCTGCCTGTTTTCTGAGGCATTCCTCAAGTCCGTCTACATTGAATTTTCCGTCTTTAAAAATTTGAAACTGAACGAAAGGAGCATTGCGTCTTGCTCCTGCGATAAGCACGTAGTTGTCCCATGATGGATCTGCAGCAACAAGCCCTTTTGTCTCGTCAAGGAAGAGATCTGCAAGATAAGAAATTCCTGCCGTAAGCCCTGGAACCAGTACCGGGAGAGAAACTGACTTACCCTCAAGCCCCGGATTCTTTTTTAACATTTCTTCTTTCCAAAGGGCACGAAGATCAGGATTTCCGGCTGTAGGAGCATATGCAACAAGTTCTCCGCTCTGAAGTTCCGGTGCATATTTGCGTACGGAAGGAAGTATGGCCGGTTTTCCGTTGATTACGGTCATTCCGATAGTTCCGTTTGCAACTTTACCGAGTTTTTTAGCTTCTCCGCTCTGAGCTATAATTCCTTTAGGAAAGTAAAGACGCTGTCCTAAATCAGAAAGCAGTTCTCCAGGTGTTGTTCCTGCAAGAAGGTCATTTAATTCTTGTGCTAATGGATTCATCATAATTAGGGGATTATAATGATTTATGTATTTTTTATCAATTATTTTGGGGTAAAGTTGCATATTTATACAATGAATGACTGCCTCAGAGCGTCATATTGCGGAAATTACATGTAAAAACTCGACTTACAGCTTATAAACTGATATTATGATATAGATTATTTTTTTTCAGGGGGAATTTGATGAAAAAGATTTCAGCTGTTTTAGGAGCTCTCGCTGCAGCTGCCGTTATGTTTACAGGCTGTCAGAAACAGGATCTTATCGTCGGTTTCGTTCAGGCCGGTCATGAATCAGCATGGCGCATTGCAAACACAGAATCTTTTGAACAGGCATTTGGTAAAGACTCGGGATATATTCTTGACATGCATGACTGTAACGGAAGTCGTGATCTTCAGATAGAAGTAATCAGAAAGCTTCTTGATGACGGGGTTGACTATCTTGTCATTGCACCTGTTGTAGAAGACGGATGGGAAGAAGTTCTTCATGAAGCAAAGGAAGCTGATGTTCCGGTAATTCTCTGTGACAGACAGATCAGTGCAGATTCAAACCTGTATGAATGCTGGGTAGGAAGCTACTTTGTCGGAGAAGGCCGTAATGCAGTAAACTGGCTTGAAAACTATCTTAAAGAAATTGAATGGAAAAAAGAACGTACTTTTATCGTTCACCTTCAGGGAACTAAGGGATCTTCTGCTCAAAAAGGACGTACACAGGGGCTTGAAGAAGGTCTGCGCAATCATCCGGAATGGAAGCTTTTAGGATTTGATAACGGTAACTTCAGTGAGTCAGGCGGTTATATTGCAATGAAAAAAATCATTGCTTCTATTGGAATTGACATGATTGATGTTGTTTATGCAGAAAATGATGACATGGCTATCGGTGCAGTTGAAGCTATCCGCGAAACCGGAAAGGAACCTGGTAAAGATATTATAATAATTTCTTTTGATGCCGGAAGACGTGCCCTGGAACTTGTAAAGCAGGGGGTAATAAACTGTGACGTTGAATGCAATCCTATGCACGGACCTCTTGTAAAGAATATCATTGATCAGAAAGAAAAGGGCATTGAACCTGAAAAGATTATGAACGTTAAGGAATCTCTTTACGACATAACTAATGTTGATGAAGTGCTTGAAACACGTACTTACTGATTGTATAAACTGAATTTAATTTTTGAAACCTGAGTTTCTGAAATCCGGTCTGTTTTATTATAACGGCCGGATTTTTTTTATACGATTTAAAATAAAAAAAGCCCGCCACGTCAGGCAGGCTCTCTTTCTCTGTGCCAGAAACTACTCTGTTAAAATCTTAATGATTTCAGCTTTGTCCTGTGTATTCAGGATCTGAGCACGTTTGTCTGCTGATTTAAAGAGGAGGCTTACTTCAGCAAGGAACTGAAGGTGAGGACCTGTCTTGTTTACAGGAGATAAAGTCATGATAAAGATACGGCATGGCTCCTGATCAAGACTGTCAAAATCAACAGGATTGTCTGAAATACCGATACATGCAACAAGGTCAGAAACTGCATCTGTCTTTCCGTGAGGAATGGCGATGCCGTGCTTCATACCTGTAGACATCTTGCGCTCTCTGTCGAGTACAACTTCTTTTGCAGAAGCTTTATCTGTAACTTTTCCTGCTTTAACGAGGATGTCAAGCAATTCGTCGATAATCTCTTCTTTTGTAGTTCCCTTCAGATGGAGATCTACTGTTTCTGGTGTTAATACTGTTCTTAAGTCCATGGTTTTATTCTATGTTCGGCATAAATATTTGTCAAGAAAAATTAAGGTTTATGGTGATAGTTTTTTTGTAAAAAAATGCAGTTTAATACATTAAAGCGTATTAAACTGCATTAAATGTGACTGCGCACCTGTAACGGTTTATACTGCTGCAAATCCTTTTTCAAGATCTGCAATGATGTCGTCAATATGTTCCGTTCCGATAGAAAGGCGTATCGTACTCTGGGTGATTCCCTGGTCAGCCAGCTCTTCATCTGTAAGCTGAGAGTGTGTTGTGGTTGCCGGGTGTATTACAAGAGACTTTACGTCTGCAACATTGGCAAGAAGACTGAAGATTTCAAGATGATCTATGAAATTCCATGCAGCTTCTTTTCCGCCTTTTATTTCAAATGTAAAGATTGAAGCGCCTCCGTTTGGAAAGTACTTCTGATAAAGGGCATGATCCGGATGGTTTTCAAGGGAAGGATGATTTACCTTTGCAACCTTAGGATGGTTTTTAAGGAATTCAACTACTTTTTTCGTGTTTTCTGCATGACGGTCAAGACGAAGAGAAAGAGTTTCTGTTCCCTGAAGAAGAAGGAAGGCGTTGAACGGAGAAATTGTAGCTCCCTGGTCTCTCAGGAGGATTGCACGGATATATGTTACGAATGCTGCAGGTCCTACGGCATCTGCAAAGCTGATTCCGTGGTAGCTTGGGTTTGGTGCTGCAATAGGAGCGTATTTTCCTGATTTTTTCCAGTCAAATTTTCCGGAATCAACGATTATGCCTCCCAGTGTGGTTCCGTGTCCTCCGATAAACTTAGTTGCAGAATGAACTACGATGTCTGCCCCGTGTTCAATCGGCCTGAAAAGATAAGGTGTTCCGAAGGTATTGTCTACTGCAACAGGAAGACCGTGTTTATGGGCTATTGCGCTGATTGCATCAATATCAGGAATGTCTGAGTTAGGATTTCCCAGGGTTTCCAGGTAAACGGCTTTCGTATTTTCTTTAATGGCTCCTTCTACTTCTGCAAGATTATGGGCATCAACAAAAGTTGTTTCGATACCAAACTGACTTAAAGTATGGGCCAGAAGATTGTAGCTTCCTCCGTAAATGGTTTTCTGAGCTACGATGTGATCTCCTTTCTGAGCAAGGGCCTGAATCGTGTAAGTAATTGCTGCTGCTCCTGAAGCAAGGGCAAGGGCTGCAACACCACCTTCCAGGGCTGCGATGCGTTTTTCAAGAACATCCTGGGTTGAGTTTGTAAGGCGGCCGTAAATGTTTCCTGCATCGGCAAGTCCGAATCTGTCTGCTGCATGCTTTGAATTGTGGAATACATAAGAAGTCGTCTGGTAAATAGGTACAGCCCTTGAATCTGTTGCCGGGTCTGCCTGTTCCTGTCCTACGTGAAGCTGTAATGTTTCAAAATGTAATTTCTTGTCTGCCATAGTTTTATCTCCTGTTTTCTAAATGCCGTATCATTGTGCATTATATAGAATAAAGTTTAATTTTTTTGCATAAGACATTCCTGTACGGTATGCCTGTGCGTAATTTGAGTAATAATCTGTTGATTGAGTAATTTTTTCTTAGCGGGAACAGCAGAGGCACATGACGCCGTTGCGGAAATTTTCACGAACTAATTTTTCAAAATAAAACTTCATTTCTGTGCCTCCTTAAATTTGTAGATATGCTTAAGATTTCAAAAGTTATAAAGCTTCAGAAATCTCCTGATGAGAAAAATATAATCCCTATTACCTAGTTTGTCAATAGGAAATTTAGGTATTTTTTTTAATTTTCACCTTAAAAGAGCTGGAGGAATGAATTTAACTGGCGGAAAGAAAGTCTTTTATTCTGTTAAGGTTCTTTTCTGCTGCTTTACGACCTTCCTTGTATACTCTCTTCAGTTCAGATTCATTTTTGCAGGTTCTGCTGATTCCAAGGGAGGTTTCGGGACAGATTACAAGAGCCCTGCCTTCTTTCTGAGCCTGAAATGCGTATTCGGTCTGGGCATTATACATTGCGGGGCGGTTTTTAATGGCTTTTATAAGTTCCGGGTATTTCCTTAATGCTATGTTCATTACTGCAGAAAGTTTTGACGGCTTTTTTCTGTAGTTTTCCGGCTGGGTAAGTATGACTACATTTTTTTTACAGCCGGCTCCTTCTGAAAATTTCAGTGGAATTGAATCAGTAATTCCTCCGTCAAGAAGAAGGGTTCCTTCCGCCTTTACCGGTACTGACACAAGAGGCATTGAGGCAGATGCGCGCATAAGTTCAAGCTCTTCATAATTACAGGAAGAAAGTTTGTGATATCTTGGAGTTCCCCTCAGAATGTCTGTTGTAACGGCAAAAAATTCCATGGGATTGTTTCTGTAGGTTTCAAAATCAAAAGGGTCAAGTTTTTCTGGAAGGGTATGGTAACAGAATTCTGCATTAAAAAGGTTTCCGGTTTTCAGGAAAGACTGCCAGCTGGAGTAGCGTTTGTCTCTGGCATATTTAAGGTTATACCGTAATGCCCTTCCGGTCTGTCGGGATTTAAAGTTGCAGCCGAAAGCAGCTCCGGCAGATACTCCCGTAGTCATGTCAAAGGTGATGTTGTTTTCGATGAATACATCAAGACAACCGCTTGTAAAAAGACCGCGCATTGCACCGCCTTCAAGAACCAGACCTGTTTTTACTGTAGCTTCCATAGGGGTAAAATAGAGGAAGAAACTTATTTTGTAAATACCTTAAATCAGTCTCCGGAAAGTGATTTTTTTTGATATTCCTGTAAAGAAAACTCAAAATTAATATTGAAGGAAATTTTTATACGGATTAAAATCTAAGAAAAGGTTTTCATAAAATGGCTGCAGTAAATTTTCAGTCACTTTTTGATTTTACGGGGGATTTATGACTAAAGAAAAAATCATCGAGGAAATTTCCGGCGGAAAAGCTGTTCTGGGAATTGAATTCGGTTCAACAAGAATTAAGGCTGTTCTTATTAACAGTGAGCATGAACCTGTTGCAGGGGGAGCTTTTGACTGGGAAAACTCTCTTGTAGACGGTATCTGGACTTATTCACTGGATGAAATCCATAACGGAATTTCTACTGCCTTTGCAGAAATGAAAAAAGATGTGGCAGAAAAATACGGTGTAAAGCTTACAAAACTTGCAGCTCTCGGTATCAGTGCCATGATGCACGGATATCTTGCCTTTGATTCAAACGATAAACTTCTGGTTCCATTCAGAACCTGGCGCAATACTATTACCGGTGAAGCTTCAAAAGCCCTTACTGAGCTTTTTAATTTCCCGATTCCTGAACGCTGGAGCATTGCTCATCTTTATCAGGCAATACTTAATAATGAGCCTCATGTTAAGGATGTTGCTTTCTTTACAACTCTTGCAGGTTATGTTCACTGGATCCTTACAGGTAAGAAAGTTCTGGGAGTAGGAGATGCTTCCGGAATGTTCCCTATTGATGACAAAACAGGAAACTTTAACAGTGCAATGATTGCTCAGTTTGATAATCTTGTTGCAGATAAAAATTTCAGCTGGAAACTTGAGGGAATTCTTCCTGAAGTTCTTCCTGCCGGAAAGGAAGCCGGTGTTCTTACAAAGGAAGGTGCTGCATGGCTTGACCGTGACGGAACTCTTGAAGCCGGTTGTGTTCTTGCTCCTCCTGAAGGAGATGCCGGAACAGGTATGGCTGCTACAAATTCCGTAGCACCACGCACTGGTAATGTAAGTGCCGGAACTTCAATTTTCAGCATGGTTGTTCTGGAAAAGCCTCTTGCAAAGACATATCTGGGGCTTATAGATGTTGTTACAACTCCGGACGGAAAACCTGTTGCCATGGTTCACGGAAACAACTGTACCGGTGAATATGATAAATGGATTAAGATGTTTGGAGAAGCTGCAACGCTTCTTGGTGCCAAATTTGATAAGGGCGAACTTTATCAGGCCATGCTTACAGCGGCTCTTAGCGGAGACAAGGATTGCGGCGGATGTGTTCCATACAATTATATTTCCGGAGAAAGCATTACGGGCTTTACTGAAGGCCGTCCGCTTTTTGTCCGCACTCAGAATGCAAAGCTTAACCTTGCCAATTTTATGAGAAGCCAGCTTTTTACTGCTCTTGCAGCCCTCAGAGTTGGAATGGATGTTCTTTTTGAAGAAAAGGTTCCTCTTGAACGTCTTACGGGACATGGCGGCTATTTTAAGACAGAAGGCGTCGGTCTTCCGTTTATGGCTGCTGCAATGCACACTCCTGTAAGTGCAATGAGTACTGCCGGTGAAGGCGGTCCATGGGGAATGGCAGTTCTTGCTTCTTATGTCCTTAACGGAGGCGGAGAATCCCTTAGCAGTTATCTTGAATCAAAAGTATTTGCATCTGCAAAGATAGAAACTGTAAAACCGGAAGCTGCAGATGTTGAAGGATTCAATGCATTCCTTGAAAACTATAAGAAGGGACTTGCTGCAGAAAGAGCTGCCGTAGAAAATCTTTAATGACGGAGGTAAGAAAAAAATGTCAAAATATCAGAGTTTAAAAGAAGAAGCATTTGAAGCAAACATGCAGATTCCTGCACAGCATCTTGCCCTTTATACATGGGGAAACGTAAGTGCCTTTGATCCTGCACTGGGTGTATTTGCCATAAAGCCAAGCGGAGTTCCTTACCCGGAACTTACTGCAGACAGTATGGTTGTTGTTGATCTTGAAGGAAAAGTTGTCGAAGGAACCTTGAGGCCTTCTTCTGACACTCCTACTCATGCAGTTTTGTATAAGGAATTTGCTGTTGCAGATAAGGCAAATATCCGCGGAATCATTCATACTCATTCAACTTATGCAGTATCCTGGGCTCAGGCTTTAAAGCCGGTTCCGCTTTTCGGAACAACCCATGCTGACCACATTCAGACTGAAGTACCATGTACTCCATATCTTTCAAAGGAAGCAGTTCAGAATGATTATGAAAAAGAAACAGGAAACCTTATCGTAAGTCATTTCCGTTCACTTAAGCTTAATCCAAATGAAGTAAACATGGTTCTTGTAGGCGGTCACGGTCCGTTCTGCTGGGGTGCTACTGCAGATAAGTCTGTATACAATGCGGCAGTTCTTGAAGAAGTAAGCCACATGGCAATGAATACTCTTGCAATTAATCCTGCTGCAGCTCCTCTTCCTGATTACATCATTCAGAAGCATTATCTGAGAAAGCACGGACCTAATGCATATTACGGTCAGTCAAAGTAAGGTTTTTTAACTTTATTTATAGAAGGAATTATTACTTTCCCGGAAATCAGTTCAGGTTTCCGGGATTTTTTTTAGATGCAGGTCTTAAAAAGAGAATCAACTTCTTCCTGGGTTACGCGGCAGCCGGTTATTTCAGATGGAGCCGTAACTCCTGCCCTGGCTGTATTCCGTTTAATATTCTTGCGAATTTTTGCACAAAAGTCAGTTACAATTCCGGAAGTTTTTTTTTCAGCAGTGTGAGCCCTAAAAAGTTTATCCAGGTCATCCTGTGAAAGAGATATGCTTGCTTCCGCCATATATATAGCCTCCAAAAAAAATCCATGTATTTTTAATTAGGTTTTCTATAATTGTATGCCAGAATTTTTCAGAATACAAGGAAAACCTTTTCATACGTTCAGGAAATAAAAAAAAATAATTTTAAATTTGACAATTCTTAATCAACACGTGTAAAATAAACGTGTTGATTTAAAAAATCTGCTTTATGGAGGAGATTATGAGCAGAAGGTTTATAGTTGTTTCTGTGATTTTTCTTGCTGCCCTTGTATGGCTTTCTTTGCCGGATATGAAAAAAACTGATGACGGCAGGATTACCATTACAGTCTGGGAATCTTTAGGCGGCCCGGATGAGTTTATAAAAAAAGCGGGGGAAGCTTATTCAGAACTTCATCCGGATGTAAAGATTAAATTTGTAAATGTAGAACTTGGTGATGCGGTAAGTCAGGTTGCTTTGGATGCTCCTGCAGGGGTAGGACCTGATCTTTTTGCAGCGCCTCATGATAAACTTGGTGAACTTTATAATATGGGCCTGGTTTTTGCCGTGGAAGATCCGGACAGATTAAAGGAACAGGTTCTTGCTTCCTGTTCCCAGGCTGTTACGTACAACGATATTATGTTCGGTTATCCTGTCAGTGCAGAAACTTATGCGCTTTTCTACAATAAAAAATATATTTCTGAGAAGGATGTTCCTCAGAAGTGGAGCAGCCTTCTTAACTGGTGCAGGGAGTTTAATGCAAAAAATCCAGGTAAATACGGTTTTATGATGGATGCAGGTTCCGGATACTATACGATTACTTTTGCGTCTAAAAACGGAAACAGGCTTTTTGGTGCAGACGGTCGGGATTCAGAACATACATATCTTAATACTCAGGATGCCGTACAGGGAATGACTTTTTTTCAGGATATGAGGAGTGCGATTCTTGATGTTCCTGCTGCGGATTTAACAACTGCCACTTGTGATGATTCATTCCGCTCTGGAAAAGTTGCAATGTATATAACTGGTTTGTGGAATGTAAAAAGTTTTGAGGAAGCCGGTCTTGATTTTGGTGTAGCTAGTCTTCCTGCACTTCCCGGGGAAGATACTCCTTCTCCTTCTTTCAGCGGAACCCGTGCAATGTATGTAAGTGCTTTTTCTAATCATGAAAAGATAGCTGCTGATTTTGCAAAATTCCTTATTTCTCCAGAAATGCAGCAGCTCAGGTTTGAAATTACCGGTGCGCTCCCTTCAATAGATGTAGCTGTAGAAAGTCCATATATCAGCGGATTCCTCAGACAGCTTGATTATTCATTCCCGATGCCTTCCATTGACCGTATGTCTGCTTTCTGGGCTTCCATGGACAGTGCATCAAAAAACATCTGGGACGGTGCAGATGTACAGACAGAACTTAATGCCTGTGACCGTACGATTTTGTCTAAGTGATTAAAATTTTTTCCGGAGGAACACAATGACTTTGGCTTTAAACGGCAGTTCAGAAAAGAAAGTGACAAGAACAGCAGTGTGCTTTATGGGACTTTCTCATCTGCTTTATTTGAAAGAATACCTTAAGGGAATTATTTTTGCCCTTATTGAAATCGGATTTATCGGATGCATTCCTTTTATTGCAGGTAAGATAAAAGATCTTATTACTTTGGGAGATCCGCATCCGGAACTTGCAGCCCGCTATCGTGATAATTCTACATACATGCTTATTGACGGAATTCTTGTGCTTGCGTTTATTTTCATTTTCGTTGCCCTGTATGTTATTTCGGTACGGAGTGCAAAAAAATCATATGGAATTTACTGCAGGACAGGCAGGTATTCCAGTCAGAAAATATCGGAGAGCCTTAACAACGCATTCCCTACGTTTGGCATTGCTCCTTGTGTAGTAATGCTTCTTATATTTGTTGTAGTTCCTCTGGTATTTAGTATTGCCGTAGCTTTTACAAACTACAGTTCGCCTTATCATTTGACTCCGGCAAAAACTGTAGACTGGGTAGGAGCTGATAATTTCATAAGCCTGATTTTTGGCGGAACAGGCTGGTCTGCAGGATTTGCACGCATTGCAGTATGGACTTTAGTCTGGGCCGTGCTTTCTACTTTTACCTGTTACTTT from Treponema rectale harbors:
- a CDS encoding patatin-like phospholipase family protein, whose translation is MEATVKTGLVLEGGAMRGLFTSGCLDVFIENNITFDMTTGVSAGAAFGCNFKSRQTGRALRYNLKYARDKRYSSWQSFLKTGNLFNAEFCYHTLPEKLDPFDFETYRNNPMEFFAVTTDILRGTPRYHKLSSCNYEELELMRASASMPLVSVPVKAEGTLLLDGGITDSIPLKFSEGAGCKKNVVILTQPENYRKKPSKLSAVMNIALRKYPELIKAIKNRPAMYNAQTEYAFQAQKEGRALVICPETSLGISRTCKNESELKRVYKEGRKAAEKNLNRIKDFLSAS
- a CDS encoding maltose ABC transporter substrate-binding protein; the encoded protein is MSRRFIVVSVIFLAALVWLSLPDMKKTDDGRITITVWESLGGPDEFIKKAGEAYSELHPDVKIKFVNVELGDAVSQVALDAPAGVGPDLFAAPHDKLGELYNMGLVFAVEDPDRLKEQVLASCSQAVTYNDIMFGYPVSAETYALFYNKKYISEKDVPQKWSSLLNWCREFNAKNPGKYGFMMDAGSGYYTITFASKNGNRLFGADGRDSEHTYLNTQDAVQGMTFFQDMRSAILDVPAADLTTATCDDSFRSGKVAMYITGLWNVKSFEEAGLDFGVASLPALPGEDTPSPSFSGTRAMYVSAFSNHEKIAADFAKFLISPEMQQLRFEITGALPSIDVAVESPYISGFLRQLDYSFPMPSIDRMSAFWASMDSASKNIWDGADVQTELNACDRTILSK
- the araD gene encoding L-ribulose-5-phosphate 4-epimerase AraD; amino-acid sequence: MSKYQSLKEEAFEANMQIPAQHLALYTWGNVSAFDPALGVFAIKPSGVPYPELTADSMVVVDLEGKVVEGTLRPSSDTPTHAVLYKEFAVADKANIRGIIHTHSTYAVSWAQALKPVPLFGTTHADHIQTEVPCTPYLSKEAVQNDYEKETGNLIVSHFRSLKLNPNEVNMVLVGGHGPFCWGATADKSVYNAAVLEEVSHMAMNTLAINPAAAPLPDYIIQKHYLRKHGPNAYYGQSK
- a CDS encoding xylulokinase gives rise to the protein MTKEKIIEEISGGKAVLGIEFGSTRIKAVLINSEHEPVAGGAFDWENSLVDGIWTYSLDEIHNGISTAFAEMKKDVAEKYGVKLTKLAALGISAMMHGYLAFDSNDKLLVPFRTWRNTITGEASKALTELFNFPIPERWSIAHLYQAILNNEPHVKDVAFFTTLAGYVHWILTGKKVLGVGDASGMFPIDDKTGNFNSAMIAQFDNLVADKNFSWKLEGILPEVLPAGKEAGVLTKEGAAWLDRDGTLEAGCVLAPPEGDAGTGMAATNSVAPRTGNVSAGTSIFSMVVLEKPLAKTYLGLIDVVTTPDGKPVAMVHGNNCTGEYDKWIKMFGEAATLLGAKFDKGELYQAMLTAALSGDKDCGGCVPYNYISGESITGFTEGRPLFVRTQNAKLNLANFMRSQLFTALAALRVGMDVLFEEKVPLERLTGHGGYFKTEGVGLPFMAAAMHTPVSAMSTAGEGGPWGMAVLASYVLNGGGESLSSYLESKVFASAKIETVKPEAADVEGFNAFLENYKKGLAAERAAVENL